A single window of Rhodamnia argentea isolate NSW1041297 chromosome 5, ASM2092103v1, whole genome shotgun sequence DNA harbors:
- the LOC115732121 gene encoding uncharacterized protein At4g06744-like encodes MDGHSISLLKSSNSYMIFVSIFVLQTCHHLIICQVMPPSPPPSQDLVFLDPRLAAVYPVIQRFKNTITADPLNITNSWVGPDICHYRGFYCDNPQDNLTATALASVDFNGYHLGALTLEGFVDQLPDLAIFHANSNNFSGIVPQKIAQLPYFYELDLSNNNFSGAFPAAVFGITNLSFLDIRYNAFSGSVPPQVFKQTLDVLYINNNNFMQTIPIDFGSTPVLYLTLANNKFTGPIPRSIGNASSTLIEVLFLNNQLTGCIPYEIGFLRKATVFDAEGNYLTGQLPCSLGCLDKIEQLNFARNYLYDEIPEVVCSMPNLLNLSLSNNYFNHIGPLCWKLVKSGVLDVRMNCIAGLPYQRPHYECVKFYFHSFWFSWVCPWQYLMSAIPCKINSSYVSRPPGGRTSVTYPALIRHRLL; translated from the coding sequence ATGGATGGCCACtctatttctcttctcaaaTCCTCAAATTCTTACATGATTTTCGTCTCCATCTTCGTCCTCCAAACTTGTCATCATCTCATTATTTGCCAAGTGATGCCTCCATCTCCACCACCATCCCAAGATTTGGTCTTCTTGGACCCAAGACTCGCCGCCGTATATCCGGTAATCCAGAGATTCAAGAACACCATCACCGCCGATCCGCTCAACATCACCAATTCTTGGGTCGGCCCTGACATCTGCCACTACCGAGGCTTTTATTGCGACAACCCGCAGGACAATCTCACAGCCACCGCGCTTGCTTCCGTCGACTTCAACGGTTACCACCTCGGCGCACTGACCCTGGAGGGCTTTGTCGACCAGCTCCCGGACCTCGCAATCTTCCACGCCAACTCCAACAACTTCTCCGGCATCGTCCCTCAGAAGATTGCACAGCTCCCGTACTTCTACGAGCTCGACCTGAGCAACAACAACTTCTCTGGGGCATTCCCGGCCGCGGTGTTCGGCATCACCAATTTGTCATTCTTGGACATTCGTTACAATGCCTTCAGCGGGTCCGTCCCGCCGCAGGTCTTCAAGCAAACCCTCGACGTGCTctacatcaacaacaacaacttcaTGCAAACGATCCCAATCGATTTCGGCTCGACCCCAGTGCTCTACCTCACCCTGGCCAACAACAAGTTCACAGGCCCGATCCCGAGGAGCATTGGCAACGCCTCCTCAACGTTGATCGAAGTGCTTTTCCTGAACAACCAGCTGACAGGTTGCATTCCTTACGAGATTGGGTTCTTGAGAAAGGCCACCGTCTTCGACGCGGAGGGCAACTACCTGACAGGACAGCTCCCATGCTCGCTCGGTTGCTTGGACAAGATCGAGCAGCTCAACTTCGCCAGGAACTACCTGTACGATGAGATCCCTGAGGTTGTGTGCTCGATGCCGAACTTGTTGAACCTATCTCTATCGAACAACTATTTCAACCACATCGGGCCGTTGTGTTGGAAGCTCGTGAAGAGTGGAGTGCTGGACGTAAGGATGAACTGCATCGCTGGGCTTCCCTATCAGAGGCCGCACTATGAGTGCGTGAAGTTCTATTTTCACTCGTTTTGGTTCAGTTGGGTTTGTCCGTGGCAATACTTGATGAGCGCCATTCCTTGCAAGATCAATTCATCTTATGTTAGTCGTCCTCCGGGTGGTCGGACATCGGTCACTTACCCTGCTCTTATTCGACACAGATTATTGTGA